Proteins encoded together in one Microplitis mediator isolate UGA2020A chromosome 7, iyMicMedi2.1, whole genome shotgun sequence window:
- the LOC130672102 gene encoding uncharacterized protein LOC130672102, with protein MPIKKIENNVYKTYETWTIENLNTTMANSSKTPVTHEFLSEFEGNVTKWHVELYHYNTEEIDYQEIDDQEIDGQEIDDQEIVIMLHPVHMIEFKKHITCNYYLVDADGNLVFITRKNQRFDESFFCDAGRDIFAEYGCLSIKRTDKLVPNDTMTLRIELITYLDDNPTFPYERAGYLIDIENLPQNFLELYESCKDNGDIVIQVQDTQFKVHRTVLETRCPVLYEDVARHQRTPESKGTELNITGIDPEIFKRLVEFLYTGEINDLDDHSEYLLEAADRYKLKRLKQLCEKSLIDNYLTADNYEELENLAVRCHATQLDINVEDFKFKLLTRSEEFVRSDNVTVITVILPNISRKSRNVQSSLQ; from the exons atgcctattaaaaaaatagaaaataatgtttataaaacGTACGAAACTTGgacaatagaaaatttaaacactACAATGGCAAACTCCTCAAAGACTCCTGTAActcatgaatttttatcaGAGTTTGAAGGTAATGTTACCAAGTGGCATGTCGAGTTATATCATTATAATACCGAAGAAATAGATTATCAAGAAATAGATGATCAAGAAATAGATGGTCAAGAAATAGATGATCAAGAAATAGTAATAATGTTACATCCGGTTCATAtgatagaatttaaaaaacatattacTTGCAACTATTACCTGGTCGATGCCGATGGAAATCTTGTTTTCATTACACGAAAAAATCAAAGATTTGATGAGTCTTTTTTCTGTGATGCTGGTAGAGATATTTTTGCCGAATATGGttgtttatcaattaaaaGGACAGATAAATTGGTTCCAAATGATACGATGACATTGCGCATTGAACTAATAACTTATTTGGATGATAATCCTACATTTCCTTATGAGAGGGCAGGATATCTTATCGATATAGAAAACttaccgcaaaattttttggagttgTATGAGAGCTGCAAAGATAACGGTGATATTGTCATACAGGTGCAAGATACTCAATTTAAAGTCCATAGAACTGTTTTAGAAACACGATGTCCTGTGTTGTATGAAGATGTTGCTCGTCATCAACGAACGCCTGAAAGTAAAGGTACTGAGTTGAATATTACGGGCATCGAtccagaaatatttaaaagactaGTAGAATTTCTCTACACTGGTGAGATCAATGACTTGGATGATCATTCGGAGTATTTGCTTGAGGCTGCTGATAgatataaattgaaaagatTGAAACAATTGTGCGAAAAATCACTCATTGACAACTATCTCACTGCTGATAATTatgaagagcttgaaaatttAGCTGTTCGTTGTCACGCTACTCAACTGGACATAAACGTTGAagatttcaaattcaaattattaacgCGGTCAGAAGAATTTGTCCGATCTGACAATGTAACCGTAATTACAGTAATACTACCGAATATTTCTCGGAAGTCAAGAAATG ttcaGAGCAGCCTGCAGTAA